A section of the Primulina eburnea isolate SZY01 chromosome 1, ASM2296580v1, whole genome shotgun sequence genome encodes:
- the LOC140807151 gene encoding F-box/kelch-repeat protein At3g23880-like: MKNQQSTHDFPYDILENILSRLPIKSLLRFKTVCKSWNAMIKDPGFAETHSKQSNISNSRCFFASHSLKHDTYSLIKFTGHEFYTESVCQFQSEEYKFEHILCGCEGILLFQQTNQETLKKKFVLLNPFTRNISTFSCPFFDETNAPRMHPSEGYGLCFDKYEDDYKFIAVLLGGKYMVYSIKNDSWVERRSELTGCLGREGTYVNGVVYWVMSTCSSLFSYTGIVYFDPKDDLLKKLHGPEDFEHHGYFLTNLIGNLCLYTRFEGFVIRMWLLIEHEHGGGRKRWMKLPSVDMGEPSEEEDSEFFFAGIPLYLTSENEVVFQDELWGWTYAVITPTTKIWGSQGISWYTRIFQSSCLESLHFQPSGENDTMIVFVLIDYLLAHFHF; this comes from the coding sequence ATGAAGAATCAGCAAAGCACGCATGATTTTCCATATGATATATTAGAAAACATTCTCTCGAGATTACCCATTAAGTCTCTTCTCCGGTTTAAAACCGTCTGCAAATCATGGAACGCCATGATCAAAGATCCGGGATTCGCCGAAACTCACTCCAAACAATCAAATATCTCGAATTCCCGATGCTTTTTTGCCAGTCATTCACTTAAACACGACACATACAGTTTGATTAAGTTTACAGGCCATGAATTTTACACGGAATCGGTCTGCCAATTTCAGTCGGAAGAATACAAGTTTGAACATATTTTATGCGGCTGTGAAGGGATACTTCTGTTCCAGCAAACCAATCAAGAGACCCTCAAGAAGAAGTTTGTGTTACTGAATCCATTCACGAGAAATATCTCGACTTTTTCTTGCCCGTTCTTTGATGAGACAAATGCCCCCCGTATGCATCCTTCGGAAGGTTATGGGCTTTGCTTCGATAAATATGAAGATGATTATAAGTTTATAGCTGTTTTACTAGGCGGAAAATACATGGTTTATTCCATTAAAAACGATAGTTGGGTCGAGAGACGAAGCGAATTGACAGGATGCCTAGGCCGTGAGGGGACTTACGTTAATGGAGTTGTATACTGGGTTATGTCAACGTGTTCGTCCCTTTTTTCTTATACTGGAATAGTATACTTTGATCCTAAAGATGACTTGTTAAAGAAACTGCATGGACCTGAGGATTTCGAGCATCACGGGTATTTTTTGACAAACTTGATAGGAAACTTGTGTCTCTACACTCGTTTTGAAGGGTTTGTGATTAGGATGTGGTTGCTGATAGAACACGAACACGGTGGTGGCCGTAAACGTTGGATGAAGCTACCGTCGGTGGATATGGGGGAGCCATCGGAAGAGGAGGATAGCGAATTCTTTTTCGCTGGCATCCCATTGTACTTGACGAGTGAAAACGAGGTTGTGTTTCAAGATGAGCTATGGGGTTGGACATACGCTGTTATCACCCCGACAACAAAAATTTGGGGAAGTCAAGGGATTTCATGGTACACGAGGATATTTCAATCATCCTGTTTGGAGAGTTTACATTTCCAGCCATCCGGAGAGAATGATACTATGATAGTTTTCGTTTTGATCGACTATTTGCTTGCCCACTTTCATTTTTAG
- the LOC140807911 gene encoding F-box/kelch-repeat protein At3g23880-like, with protein MKNQHDFPYDVLENILSRLPVKSLLRLKTVCKSWNAMIKDPGFAGTHSKQSKLSNSQRFFVGYSCGEKTYSWMKFKGHEFYMESVGLFQSEEYKYAYYLCGCEGILLFEDIYRETRERKFVLLNPFTRNYSTFSCPFYDEILDNRICFCGWYGLCFDKYEDDYKFVAVLRGGRYLVYSVKNDSWIERQSELRGYVCFRGTYVNGVVYWIMSDCLSFFSPGEIVYFDPKDDLLKQLRGPEDLKNVNFELTNLRGNLCLYTIHEKSVIRIFLLKEHEHEHGGRKRWMKLMTADYNLEPPEDDLSKLFLPCRPLYLTSENEVVFQNPWSMTYAVYRPEKQKFGEIKKLPFDTVMIGSSCLESLHFPAIRREW; from the coding sequence ATGAAGAATCAGCATGATTTTCCATACGATGTATTAGAAAACATTCTCTCAAGATTACCCGTTAAGTCTCTTCTCCGGTTGAAAACCGTCTGCAAATCATGGAACGCCATGATCAAAGATCCGGGATTCGCAGGAACTCACTCCAAGCAATCAAAACTCTCGAATTCCCAACGCTTCTTCGTCGGTTATTCATGTGGAGAGAAGACTTACAGTTGGATGAAGTTTAAAGGCCATGAATTTTACATGGAATCGGTCGGGCTGTTTCAGTCGGAAGAGTACAAATATGCCTACTATTTATGCGGCTGTGAAGGGATACTTCTGTTCGAGGACATTTATCGAGAGACCCGCGAGAGGAAGTTTGTGTTGCTGAACCCATTCACGAGAAACTACTCGACTTTTTCTTGTCCGTTCTATGATGAAATACTTGACAACCGTATTTGTTTTTGTGGCTGGTATGGGCTTTGCTTCGATAAATATGAAGATGATTACAAGTTTGTAGCTGTTTTACGAGGTGGAAGATACTTGGTTTATTCAGTTAAAAACGATAGTTGGATCGAGAGACAGAGCGAATTGAGAGGATATGTATGTTTCAGGGGGACTTATGTCAATGGAGTTGTGTACtggattatgtcagattgtttGTCCTTCTTTTCACCTGGTGAAATAGTATATTTTGATCCTAAAGATGACTTGTTAAAGCAACTGCGTGGACCGGAGGATTTGAAGAATGTCAATTTTGAATTGACAAACTTGAGAGGGAATTTGTGTCTGTACACTATTCATGAAAAGTCAGTGATTAGGATATTTTTGCTGAAAGAACACGAACACGAACACGGTGGCCGTAAACGTTGGATGAAGCTAATGACGGCGGATTATAACTTGGAGCCACCGGAAGACGACTTGAGCAAATTATTTCTCCCTTGTAGGCCATTGTACTTGACGAGTGAAAACGAGGTTGTGTTTCAAAATCCGTGGTCTATGACATACGCTGTTTATCGCCccgaaaaacaaaaatttggggAAATTAAGAAACTTCCGTTTGACACTGTGATGATTGGATCCTCATGTTTGGAGAGTTTGCATTTTCCAGCCATCCGCAGAGAGTGGTAG